Proteins encoded within one genomic window of Bradyrhizobium sp. AZCC 1719:
- a CDS encoding Gfo/Idh/MocA family protein, which produces MNPLRVAIVGFGKIARDQHVPAIAATDGVELVAVASRNASLPGVSHAATLDELLRDGPPIDAVALCTPPQVRQAQATMALAAGKHVMLEKPPGATVAEINPLVIAARTARRTLFATWHSRFAPAVEPARQLLAGRKVTAVKITWKEDVRVWHPGQVWIFEPGGLGVFDPGINALSILTRILPQPLFVTSADLAFPANRDAPIAATLALSDAQGLKITAEFDFRQTGPQSWDIDLDTDGGPVTLSLGGARLRAGGIELVDAAEAEYAGLYRRFRELAATGDSDVDLAPLQLVADAFLLGRRRTVEPFEDET; this is translated from the coding sequence ATGAACCCGCTTCGCGTCGCCATCGTCGGTTTCGGCAAGATCGCGCGCGACCAGCACGTGCCGGCGATCGCTGCGACCGACGGCGTGGAGCTGGTTGCCGTCGCGAGCCGCAATGCCTCGCTTCCCGGCGTGTCGCATGCGGCGACGCTCGATGAACTCCTGCGCGACGGTCCACCGATCGACGCAGTGGCGCTGTGCACTCCGCCGCAGGTTCGCCAGGCGCAGGCGACGATGGCGCTTGCCGCCGGCAAGCACGTGATGCTGGAAAAGCCGCCCGGCGCCACGGTGGCTGAGATCAATCCGCTCGTGATCGCTGCCAGGACCGCGCGACGCACGCTGTTCGCCACATGGCACTCGCGCTTCGCTCCGGCTGTCGAGCCTGCGCGGCAACTGCTGGCCGGCCGGAAGGTCACGGCTGTCAAAATTACCTGGAAGGAAGATGTGCGGGTCTGGCATCCCGGACAGGTCTGGATCTTTGAGCCGGGCGGGCTCGGCGTGTTCGACCCCGGCATCAACGCGCTTTCGATTTTAACGCGGATTTTGCCGCAGCCATTGTTTGTGACCTCGGCCGATCTCGCGTTCCCCGCCAATCGCGACGCGCCGATCGCCGCGACCCTTGCACTCAGTGACGCGCAGGGGCTGAAGATCACGGCCGAGTTCGACTTCCGCCAGACCGGTCCGCAGAGCTGGGACATTGATCTCGATACCGACGGCGGCCCGGTCACACTTTCCTTGGGTGGCGCGAGGTTGAGGGCAGGGGGCATCGAGCTCGTCGATGCCGCTGAGGCCGAGTATGCCGGGCTCTATCGCCGCTTTCGCGAACTCGCCGCAACCGGCGACAGCGACGTCGATCTTGCGCCGCTGCAACTCGTCGCCGACGCGTTTCTGCTGGGGCGACGCCGCACGGTTGAGCCATTCGAGGACGAGACATGA
- a CDS encoding SMP-30/gluconolactonase/LRE family protein — translation MIGGCKKEEVPTTVLCSERCHLGEGPTYDIATDTAWWFDIIGRRLFEAQLDTGRTTIHSLGVMGSALGRIDAHRQLLVADDGLYIRDTAEGRMTLYRPLEADNAATRSNDARVHPSGTFWIGTMGRQAERGLGAIYALHGGELSRLYDHITIPNAICFSADGTIGYFADTGENVLVRVELDAATGLPRGAPAPLIARRGGGGIDGAVVDADGLIWNARWGGGCVDVYSPQGEHLRSLGVPARQSSCPAFIGQDLSRLLVTSAWQGMGEDAKRADPDHGRTFVLDVAARGRPEPDVKLATA, via the coding sequence ATGATTGGTGGTTGCAAGAAGGAAGAGGTGCCGACGACCGTTCTCTGCAGCGAGCGGTGCCATCTTGGCGAGGGGCCGACCTACGACATCGCCACCGATACCGCCTGGTGGTTCGATATCATCGGGCGCCGGCTGTTCGAGGCGCAGCTCGATACCGGGCGGACCACGATCCATTCCCTCGGCGTGATGGGCAGCGCGCTTGGGCGGATCGACGCGCATCGGCAGTTGCTCGTCGCTGATGACGGCCTCTATATCCGCGATACCGCGGAGGGACGGATGACGCTGTACCGTCCGCTGGAAGCCGACAATGCCGCGACGCGTTCGAACGATGCACGGGTGCACCCGTCCGGCACCTTCTGGATCGGCACCATGGGCCGCCAGGCCGAGCGCGGACTGGGCGCCATCTATGCGCTGCATGGCGGCGAGCTATCGCGCCTTTATGATCACATCACGATTCCCAACGCGATCTGCTTCTCGGCGGATGGAACCATCGGCTATTTCGCAGACACCGGGGAGAACGTGCTGGTCCGCGTCGAGCTCGATGCGGCGACCGGCCTGCCGCGCGGCGCGCCCGCCCCGTTGATCGCCAGGCGAGGCGGCGGCGGCATCGACGGTGCGGTGGTCGATGCCGACGGGCTGATCTGGAACGCGCGCTGGGGTGGCGGCTGCGTTGACGTCTACAGTCCGCAAGGCGAGCATCTGCGCAGCCTCGGCGTTCCGGCACGGCAATCGAGCTGTCCCGCTTTCATCGGGCAGGATCTTTCGCGCCTGCTCGTTACCTCGGCCTGGCAGGGAATGGGGGAGGACGCGAAACGCGCCGATCCTGATCATGGCCGCACCTTCGTGCTCGACGTTGCAGCGCGTGGCCGCCCTGAACCGGACGTCAAACTTGCAACGGCTTGA
- the chvE gene encoding multiple monosaccharide ABC transporter substrate-binding protein, whose protein sequence is MISLKTTLSALALAATMATTAVTGAFAQSKGTVGIAMPTKSSARWIDDGNNIVKILKERGYGTDLQYAEDDIPNQLSQVENMVTKGAKVLVIAAIDGTTLSDVLKQAKAKGISVIAYDRLIRDTPNVDYYATFDNFQVGVLQAQSIEQKLGLKEGKGPFNIELFGGSPDDNNAYFFYNGSMSVLQPYIDSGKLVIGSGQKGMDKVSTLRWDGATAQARMDNLLSAFYGRKRVDAVLSPYDGLSIGILSSLKGVGYGSGNMPMPIVSGQDAEVPSIKSMLRGEQYSTIFKDTRDLARVTADMVDAALSGKEVTVNDTKTYNNGVKVVPSYLLKPVVVDKSNWEKVLIDSGYYKKSQID, encoded by the coding sequence ATGATTAGTCTGAAAACCACATTGTCGGCCTTGGCGCTGGCAGCGACCATGGCCACGACGGCGGTGACCGGCGCGTTTGCGCAAAGCAAGGGGACCGTCGGCATCGCGATGCCAACCAAATCGTCGGCGCGCTGGATCGACGATGGCAACAACATCGTCAAGATCCTTAAAGAGCGCGGCTACGGCACCGACCTGCAATATGCCGAGGACGACATTCCGAACCAGCTCTCGCAGGTCGAGAATATGGTGACCAAGGGCGCCAAGGTGCTGGTGATCGCGGCGATCGACGGCACCACACTGTCCGACGTGCTGAAGCAAGCCAAGGCCAAGGGGATCAGCGTGATCGCTTATGACCGCCTGATCCGCGACACGCCAAATGTCGATTACTACGCCACCTTCGACAATTTCCAGGTCGGTGTGCTGCAGGCCCAATCGATCGAGCAGAAGCTGGGACTGAAGGAAGGCAAGGGCCCGTTCAACATCGAACTGTTTGGCGGCTCGCCGGACGACAACAACGCCTACTTCTTCTACAACGGCTCGATGTCAGTGCTGCAGCCCTATATCGATAGCGGCAAGCTGGTCATTGGCAGCGGTCAGAAGGGCATGGACAAGGTCTCGACGCTGCGCTGGGACGGCGCCACCGCCCAGGCGCGGATGGATAACCTCCTGAGCGCGTTCTACGGCCGCAAGCGGGTCGATGCAGTGCTCTCGCCCTATGACGGCCTTTCCATCGGCATTCTCTCGTCGCTGAAGGGCGTCGGCTACGGCAGCGGCAACATGCCGATGCCGATCGTCAGTGGCCAGGATGCCGAGGTGCCGTCGATCAAGTCGATGCTGCGCGGCGAGCAATATTCGACCATCTTCAAGGACACCCGCGATCTCGCCCGCGTCACTGCCGACATGGTGGACGCGGCCCTCAGCGGCAAGGAAGTCACCGTCAACGATACCAAGACCTACAACAACGGCGTCAAGGTGGTGCCGTCCTATCTCCTGAAGCCCGTCGTCGTCGACAAGAGCAACTGGGAGAAGGTGCTGATCGACAGCGGCTACTACAAGAAATCGCAGATCGACTAA
- the kdgD gene encoding 5-dehydro-4-deoxyglucarate dehydratase, whose product MSRMTPKEMASRIGDGLLSFPVTPFRADNTFNETRYRSNLDWLCGYEVAGLFAAGGTGEFFSLSPAEVAKVVATAVDETKGRVPVLAGIGHGTAMATQLALGVEAAGADGLLLLPPYLVFSEQEGLAAHIEAVCNATKLGVIVYNRDNAILNEDTLEGLCQRCPNLVGYKDGIGDIELMTRIHLRMGDRLTYIGGLPTAETFALPYLEMGVTTYSSAVFNFVPEFSTKFYAAVRRRDRETVQAGLRDFILPLIAIRNRKRGYAVSIIKAGMKVIGRDSGHVRSPLTDLTPAEIEEVAALVARLKTSEFAKRELAAA is encoded by the coding sequence ATGAGCAGGATGACCCCCAAGGAGATGGCCAGCCGGATCGGCGATGGCCTGCTGTCGTTCCCCGTCACACCATTTCGGGCCGACAACACGTTCAACGAGACCCGCTACCGCTCCAATCTCGACTGGCTGTGCGGGTATGAGGTGGCGGGTCTGTTTGCCGCCGGCGGCACCGGCGAATTCTTCTCGCTGAGCCCGGCCGAGGTCGCGAAGGTCGTGGCAACGGCTGTGGACGAGACCAAGGGACGCGTGCCGGTGCTCGCCGGGATCGGCCATGGCACCGCGATGGCGACGCAACTTGCCCTTGGGGTCGAGGCGGCCGGCGCCGACGGCTTGCTGCTGCTGCCGCCCTATCTGGTCTTTTCGGAACAGGAAGGACTGGCTGCCCATATCGAAGCGGTGTGCAACGCGACCAAGCTCGGTGTCATCGTCTACAACCGCGATAATGCGATCCTGAACGAGGATACCCTCGAGGGACTGTGCCAGCGCTGCCCCAACCTGGTCGGCTATAAAGATGGTATCGGCGACATCGAGCTGATGACCCGCATCCACCTGCGCATGGGCGACCGGCTGACCTATATCGGTGGATTGCCGACGGCCGAGACTTTTGCACTGCCTTATCTGGAAATGGGCGTAACCACTTATTCCTCCGCGGTATTCAACTTCGTCCCGGAGTTCTCGACCAAGTTCTACGCGGCCGTGCGGCGCCGCGACCGCGAGACGGTGCAGGCGGGGCTGCGCGATTTCATCCTCCCCCTGATCGCGATCCGCAATCGCAAACGCGGCTATGCCGTCTCGATCATCAAGGCCGGCATGAAGGTGATCGGCCGTGACAGCGGCCATGTCCGTTCGCCACTGACGGACCTGACGCCCGCCGAGATCGAGGAAGTGGCGGCACTCGTCGCGCGTCTCAAGACCAGCGAGTTCGCGAAGCGGGAGCTGGCGGCCGCTTAG
- the mmsA gene encoding multiple monosaccharide ABC transporter ATP-binding protein, with amino-acid sequence MTAILEMRGVSKSFAGVQALRDVNFTVETGQIHALVGENGAGKSTLMKVLSGVYPHGDYEGSIIFDGEERRFRDVNDSEALGIIIIHQELALIPLMSIAENIFLSHPPSRLGVIDRDTVYRRTQELLAQVGLTEMPDTLVTDLGVGKQQLVEIAKALSKRVRLLILDEPTASLNENDSAALLDRLLAFRAQGIASILISHKLSEVARVADRITVLRDGRTVDSIDCRAEPVEEDRIIKSMVNRDLAHRFPQRTATIGAPVFAVQDWTVHHPLHRDRRAIKGVDFEVRRGEVVGIAGLMGAGRTEFAMSLFGRAWGERISGRVWLDGREVNLSSVAAAIDAGLAYVTEDRKELGLILDADVRKNITLASLSRVARQGRIDDMAELRVASEYRNRMRIRCSDVYQETGQLSGGNQQKVVLSKWLMTDPKVLILDEPTRGIDVGAKYEIYCIINELAEAGKGVVMISSEMPELLGVCDRICVMNDGAFVGEFAAAEATQERIMRAIMRNKEIHKKVLQGDLRP; translated from the coding sequence ATGACCGCAATTCTCGAAATGCGCGGCGTAAGCAAGAGCTTTGCCGGCGTGCAGGCCCTGCGCGACGTCAACTTCACGGTAGAGACGGGGCAGATCCATGCGCTGGTCGGCGAGAATGGCGCCGGCAAGTCGACCCTGATGAAGGTCCTCAGCGGCGTTTATCCCCATGGCGATTACGAAGGCAGCATCATATTCGACGGCGAGGAGCGACGCTTTCGCGACGTCAATGATTCCGAGGCTCTCGGCATCATCATCATCCATCAGGAGCTGGCGCTAATTCCGCTGATGTCGATCGCGGAGAACATCTTCCTGTCGCATCCGCCCTCACGGCTCGGTGTGATCGACCGCGACACGGTTTATCGCCGCACCCAGGAACTGCTGGCCCAGGTCGGCCTCACAGAGATGCCCGATACGCTGGTGACGGACCTCGGCGTCGGCAAGCAGCAACTGGTGGAGATCGCCAAGGCCTTGTCCAAGAGGGTGCGACTGCTGATCCTCGACGAGCCGACCGCCAGCCTGAACGAGAACGACAGCGCTGCATTGCTGGACCGTCTGCTTGCCTTCCGCGCCCAGGGCATCGCTTCGATCCTGATCTCGCATAAATTGTCGGAGGTAGCGCGCGTCGCCGACCGGATCACGGTGCTGCGCGACGGTCGCACCGTCGACAGTATCGATTGCCGGGCCGAGCCGGTGGAGGAGGACCGGATCATCAAAAGCATGGTCAATCGCGACCTGGCGCATCGCTTTCCGCAACGCACCGCCACCATCGGCGCACCGGTCTTCGCGGTGCAGGACTGGACGGTGCATCACCCGCTGCACAGGGACCGCAGGGCTATCAAGGGCGTCGATTTCGAAGTCCGGCGCGGCGAGGTGGTCGGGATCGCCGGGCTGATGGGCGCCGGCCGTACCGAATTCGCCATGAGCCTGTTCGGCCGAGCCTGGGGCGAGCGGATCAGCGGGCGTGTCTGGCTCGACGGAAGGGAGGTCAACCTGTCAAGCGTGGCTGCGGCGATCGACGCCGGCCTTGCTTACGTCACCGAGGATCGCAAGGAGCTCGGCCTGATCCTGGATGCCGATGTCCGCAAGAACATCACGCTGGCGAGCCTGAGCCGGGTGGCGCGCCAGGGCAGGATCGATGACATGGCCGAGCTGCGTGTCGCGAGCGAATACCGCAACCGGATGCGGATTCGCTGTTCCGACGTCTATCAGGAGACCGGGCAGCTCTCCGGCGGCAATCAGCAGAAGGTCGTACTATCGAAATGGCTGATGACCGATCCGAAAGTATTAATCCTCGACGAGCCTACGCGCGGCATCGATGTCGGGGCAAAGTACGAAATCTATTGTATCATCAACGAGCTTGCCGAGGCGGGCAAGGGCGTGGTGATGATCTCGTCGGAAATGCCGGAGCTGCTCGGGGTTTGCGACCGCATCTGCGTGATGAATGACGGCGCCTTCGTCGGAGAATTCGCCGCTGCGGAAGCCACCCAGGAAAGGATCATGCGCGCCATCATGCGCAACAAGGAAATCCACAAGAAGGTACTTCAGGGAGACTTGCGGCCATGA
- the mmsB gene encoding multiple monosaccharide ABC transporter permease yields MTDKTVALPGHAGFIKNNLRNYGMLLSLFAIMLFFQVMTDGTLLQPLNLTNLVLQNSYIVIMALGMLLIIVTGHIDLSVGSVAGFVGAVAAVLMVRYHVAYPLAFIACLLVGALIGAAQGYWVAYFKIPSFIVTLAGMLVFKGLALAILAGQSVGPFPPTFQKLSSGFIPELFPGAGTLYPTSLLIGAVLAVALVYTSAKSRARQASHGIEVEPFGFFVAKSAVLFAVIVFFAGLIASHRGLPNVLVIMTALIALYGFVTTRTVIGRHIYAIGGNARAASLSGIKTERLTFLTFVNMGVLAALAGLVFAARLNTATPKAGAGFELDVIAACFIGGASAYGGVGKVGGAVIGAMIMGVMNNGMSILGIGIDYQQVIKGLVLLGAVCLDVYNQRR; encoded by the coding sequence ATGACCGACAAGACGGTTGCGCTGCCCGGGCACGCCGGCTTCATCAAGAACAATTTGCGCAACTACGGCATGCTGCTGTCGCTGTTTGCGATCATGCTGTTCTTCCAGGTCATGACCGACGGCACGCTGCTGCAGCCGCTGAACCTGACCAATCTGGTGCTGCAGAACAGCTACATCGTGATCATGGCGCTCGGCATGCTCTTGATCATCGTCACCGGTCACATCGACCTGTCGGTCGGCTCGGTGGCGGGCTTTGTCGGCGCCGTCGCAGCCGTGCTGATGGTGCGCTATCACGTCGCCTATCCGCTGGCCTTCATCGCCTGCCTGCTGGTGGGCGCCCTGATCGGCGCCGCGCAAGGCTATTGGGTTGCCTACTTCAAGATCCCGTCCTTTATCGTGACGCTGGCCGGCATGCTGGTGTTCAAGGGGCTTGCGCTTGCCATCCTGGCGGGTCAGTCGGTCGGGCCATTTCCGCCGACTTTCCAGAAACTGTCCTCGGGCTTCATCCCCGAACTGTTTCCCGGCGCCGGCACGCTTTATCCGACGTCGCTGTTGATCGGTGCGGTATTGGCGGTGGCCCTGGTCTATACCAGCGCCAAGAGCCGGGCGCGCCAGGCCTCGCACGGCATTGAGGTCGAGCCGTTTGGTTTCTTCGTCGCCAAGAGCGCGGTGCTGTTCGCCGTGATCGTGTTCTTCGCCGGCCTGATCGCCTCGCACCGCGGCCTTCCCAATGTACTGGTGATCATGACGGCGCTGATCGCGCTCTATGGCTTCGTCACCACCCGCACCGTGATCGGCCGCCACATCTATGCCATCGGCGGCAACGCCAGGGCCGCCAGCCTGTCCGGCATCAAGACCGAACGGCTGACGTTTCTGACCTTTGTCAACATGGGGGTGCTGGCGGCTCTCGCGGGTCTCGTATTTGCCGCGCGGCTCAATACGGCGACGCCGAAGGCCGGCGCCGGCTTCGAGCTCGACGTCATCGCGGCCTGTTTCATCGGCGGCGCGTCCGCCTATGGCGGCGTGGGCAAGGTCGGTGGCGCCGTGATCGGCGCCATGATCATGGGTGTCATGAACAACGGCATGTCGATCCTCGGCATCGGCATCGACTATCAGCAGGTGATCAAGGGCCTGGTGCTGCTCGGCGCCGTCTGCCTGGACGTCTACAACCAGCGACGATAG
- a CDS encoding LysR substrate-binding domain-containing protein has protein sequence MFELSQLRCFVAVAEELHFGRAALRLNMTQPPLSRQIQILERVLDVTLLERSNRAVRLTPAGQRFLVDARHLLKLAESAAVLARRMASGKAGSINIGFTATSAYSYVPALVAACRRELPDIEISLKEMVSSDQLKRLDSGEIDIGLLRPPIPRGGLDAFRVTAEPLVAALPSDHPLARAEELRLEDLASEPFIMYEPYEARYFHDLLVELFSRANLVPNYAQHLAQIHSILAMVHSGVGVALVPETAANLRFSGVVLRSVLMPWQRPAELFFVRRSDNDNPLLPVIAGIARDLAGQPGSIQSMDRSIQ, from the coding sequence ATGTTTGAGTTGAGCCAGTTGCGCTGCTTCGTTGCAGTTGCGGAAGAACTGCATTTCGGGCGCGCGGCGCTGCGGCTGAACATGACGCAGCCGCCGCTCAGCCGTCAGATCCAGATTCTCGAACGCGTCCTTGACGTGACACTGCTGGAGCGCAGCAACCGAGCCGTCCGGCTGACGCCGGCGGGGCAGCGTTTTCTGGTCGATGCGCGGCACCTCCTCAAGCTCGCGGAAAGCGCGGCCGTGCTGGCCCGGCGGATGGCAAGCGGCAAGGCCGGATCGATCAATATCGGCTTCACGGCCACATCCGCCTACAGCTACGTGCCGGCGCTGGTCGCGGCCTGCCGGCGTGAACTTCCCGATATCGAGATCTCGCTGAAGGAAATGGTCTCCAGCGATCAGCTCAAGCGGCTCGATTCCGGCGAGATCGATATCGGCTTGCTCCGCCCGCCGATACCGCGCGGTGGTCTTGACGCCTTCCGCGTGACGGCGGAACCGCTGGTCGCGGCACTGCCGAGCGACCATCCGCTGGCTCGGGCGGAGGAGTTACGCCTGGAGGATCTGGCAAGCGAGCCCTTCATTATGTACGAGCCCTATGAAGCCCGCTATTTCCACGATCTCCTGGTCGAGCTGTTCTCACGCGCAAATCTAGTGCCGAATTACGCGCAGCATCTTGCGCAGATCCATTCGATCCTCGCCATGGTGCATTCGGGTGTCGGCGTGGCGTTAGTCCCCGAGACCGCGGCCAATCTGCGCTTCAGCGGCGTCGTGCTGCGGTCCGTACTGATGCCGTGGCAGCGGCCGGCTGAATTGTTCTTTGTCCGGCGCAGCGACAATGACAATCCGCTTCTCCCTGTCATTGCCGGCATTGCCCGAGACCTTGCCGGCCAACCCGGCTCGATCCAATCAATGGATCGATCGATACAGTGA
- a CDS encoding aldose epimerase family protein: protein MNTPSIPRVERSRFGVLPDGSEVERIVLQGADGLEARIITYGASLQALLVPDAAGRRDDVVLGHDAFEGYLARRQFFGATVGRYANRIAGARFVLDGAKVQLAANNGANALHGGLEGFDRRNWRIVRIDDGDRPAVALAYTSADREEGYPGKLDVEVTWRLVGPMELLLEMTARTDRPTVVNLTNHSFFNLSGARSGRDILDHHLTVAADHFLAIDAAAIPLPQPPSEVAGTPFDFRAGIEVGARIRNDHPQLRVGRGYDHNFCLAPVGGEPRFAARLAAPISGRVLELFTNQPGLQVYSGNFLDGTTAGKGGRLYRQSDAICLEPHAWPNTPNRPDFPTARLSPGEVYRHSTLYRFTHAIQGAIGTQSVVELPGESGR, encoded by the coding sequence ATGAACACGCCGTCCATCCCTCGCGTGGAGCGCTCCCGCTTCGGTGTCCTGCCTGACGGCAGCGAAGTCGAGCGCATCGTCCTGCAAGGCGCAGACGGATTGGAGGCGCGCATCATCACCTATGGCGCGAGCTTGCAGGCGTTGCTGGTGCCGGATGCCGCCGGACGTCGCGACGACGTCGTGCTTGGCCACGACGCGTTCGAGGGATATCTCGCTCGTCGCCAGTTCTTCGGTGCGACCGTCGGGCGCTATGCCAACCGCATCGCCGGTGCGCGCTTTGTGCTCGATGGCGCCAAGGTGCAACTCGCGGCCAATAACGGGGCCAATGCGTTGCATGGTGGGCTGGAGGGCTTCGATCGCCGTAACTGGCGCATCGTCCGGATCGATGATGGAGATCGTCCGGCCGTGGCGCTCGCCTATACCAGCGCCGATCGCGAGGAGGGGTATCCTGGCAAGCTGGATGTGGAGGTGACCTGGCGTCTTGTCGGGCCAATGGAACTATTGCTCGAGATGACGGCGCGGACCGATCGCCCCACCGTCGTCAATCTCACCAACCACAGTTTCTTCAATCTTTCCGGTGCGCGCTCGGGCCGCGACATTCTCGATCATCACCTCACCGTGGCGGCGGATCATTTCCTCGCCATTGACGCCGCTGCGATCCCGCTGCCGCAGCCGCCCAGCGAGGTCGCGGGCACGCCGTTCGACTTCCGTGCCGGCATCGAGGTCGGCGCGCGCATCCGCAACGACCATCCGCAATTGCGCGTGGGACGCGGTTACGATCACAATTTCTGTCTTGCGCCGGTGGGTGGCGAGCCTCGCTTCGCTGCGCGGCTGGCCGCGCCAATATCGGGCCGCGTGCTCGAACTGTTCACCAACCAGCCAGGCCTGCAGGTCTATTCCGGAAACTTCCTGGACGGCACCACCGCCGGAAAGGGCGGCCGTCTCTACCGCCAGTCCGACGCCATTTGCCTGGAGCCGCACGCCTGGCCTAATACGCCCAACCGGCCGGACTTCCCGACGGCGCGGCTTTCGCCGGGCGAGGTCTATCGCCACTCCACGCTGTATCGCTTCACGCATGCGATCCAAGGCGCAATCGGGACACAATCCGTGGTAGAGTTGCCCGGGGAGAGCGGGCGATGA